The segment gtatgctgtgcagtataatgatgtgagtatctatacactgatgagtatgctgtgcagtattatgatgtgagtagctatacactgatgagtatgctgtgcagtattatgatgtgagtagctatacactgataagACAACAcaggtacacacctatgtatagactggttgctTTGGTCCTCACTAGCACTTGATCCCTAGTGCCATCTGCTGCACTAATGTTAGTACCTCCCTGTGTAGCCTGTGGATTCTTTCTGGTCTTGTCCATCTCATGGTCAGATGTGTAAGGTCAGTACAATAGGGAAAGGTTATGGTCTTTCTTCTTGCATAGTGCAATGTATTGTCAGTGTTTACTAACCAGTTCCAGGAGCGTGTAGGGCACAGTGTACGTAACCACAGGGGCATTGGAAACTGTAGTGGTCACTATTTATATTTCCTGCTGCTTAAATTGCAGCCAGGGCCAGGTAAGATGTTGTCACTGCTGGGTTTGGGGACAGGAAACGTGACAATATGGTGAGTATAAACAGTAAGTGCAACAAACCACAATAACAAATATGAGAGCACAAATCTGCTGTTTAATAAACCGTATCAGAGCTGGTATTACAGAGGTGACACCATGTGACATAACAATGCATTTTTATACCAGGGGACGCTACTTTCAAATCTATTTTTTACACAGCAAACCCGGCTTGCAGTGCTTGCCGTGCCAACGGATTTTGTGTGTAGATTGTAACCTCTTGGTCTCAGACAAACCCCGCAGGGACTGGCTATGGAATTTTCCTCGGAAAGGGGTGAACCCCGCTGGACGTCTTTGTAGGCGGCTGATCTCAGACAAACCCCGCAGGGACTGGCTATGGAATTTTCCTCGGAAAGGGGTGAACCCCGTTGGAACTCTTTGTAGGCGGCTGATCTCAGACAAATCCCGCAGGAACTGCTCAGTTTTTTCTTCACTCTCTGGAACATTTCTGTGAAACACAGAAGATTTATGCTCTGTGTAAAGTTCTACAACAGCTGCTGAGTCTCCATAAGACAGAAGAGGCTCATTTAAACTTCACCCAATTATGTGCAATTATTATGTGCAGCTGTAACGTCATGATGTTAGAGTCAAAATAGTCTAAAGTTACATGttctactgtgttacatgcgctactgtgttacatgctctactgtgttacatgcgctactgtgttacatgcgctactgtgttacatgctctactgtgttacatgttctactgtgttacatgtgctactgtgttacatgtgctactgtgttacatgcgctactgtgttacatgctctactgtgttacatgcgctactgtgttacatgcgctactgtgttacatgcgctactgtgttacatgctctactgtgttacatgcgctactgtgttacatgcgctactgtgttacatgcgctactgtgttacatgctctactgtgttacatgcgctactgtgttacatgcgctactgtgttacatgtgctactgtgttacatgcgctactgtgttacatgctctactgtgttacatgctctactgtgttacatgctctactgtgttacatgcgctactgtgttacatgctctactgtgttacatgctctactgtgttacatgtgctactgtgttacatgcgctactgtgttacatgctctactgtgttacatgcgctactgtgttacatgtgctactgtgttacatgcgctactgtgttacatgctctactgtgttacatgctctactgtgttacatgcgctactgtgttacatgtgctactgtgttacatgcgctactgtgttacatgcgctactgtgttacatgcgctaCTCCGTTACATGCGCTACTCCGTTACATGCTTTACTGTGTtacatgtgctactgtgttacatgctctactgtgttacatgcgctactgtgttacatgctctactctgtta is part of the Bombina bombina isolate aBomBom1 chromosome 6, aBomBom1.pri, whole genome shotgun sequence genome and harbors:
- the LOC128664946 gene encoding kininogen-1-like, with the protein product MRLWFCLSFLIVLCLEHFPGTLAAERNVPESEEKTEQFLRDLSEISRLQRVPTGFTPFRGKFHSQSLRGLSEISRLQRRPAGFTPFRGKFHSQSLRGLSETKRLQSTHKIRWHGKHCKPGLLCKK